A genome region from Clostridium sp. JN-9 includes the following:
- the tuf gene encoding elongation factor Tu — MAKAKYERTKPHVNIGTIGHVDHGKTTLTAAITMVLSKKGYASATKYDEIDKAPEEKERGITINTAHVEYETDKRHYAHVDCPGHADYVKNMITGAAQMDGAILVVSAADGPMPQTREHILLASRVGVQYIVVFLNKADQVDDPELIELVEMEVRELLNEYGFPGDDTPIIVGSALKALENPDDPEATKCIYELMDAVDSYIPTPKRATDKPFLMPVEDVMTITGRGTVATGRVETGELKIGDEVEIVGLSTEKKKTVVTGVEMFRKTLDRAEAGDNIGALLRGIQREEIERGQVLAKPGSVHPHHKFVGQVYVLKKEEGGRHTPFFDGYRPQFYFRTTDVTGSIKLPDGVEMVMPGDHIDMTVELITPVAMNEELRFAIREGGRTVGSGVVTKIIE, encoded by the coding sequence ATGGCAAAAGCAAAATATGAAAGAACAAAACCACATGTAAACATAGGAACAATAGGACACGTAGACCACGGTAAGACAACATTAACAGCAGCAATAACAATGGTACTGTCAAAGAAAGGCTATGCATCAGCAACAAAGTATGACGAAATAGATAAAGCACCAGAAGAAAAAGAAAGAGGAATCACAATCAACACAGCACATGTTGAATATGAGACAGATAAGAGACATTATGCACACGTAGACTGTCCAGGACATGCTGACTATGTAAAGAACATGATAACAGGAGCAGCTCAGATGGATGGAGCAATCCTGGTAGTAAGTGCAGCAGATGGTCCAATGCCTCAGACAAGAGAGCATATACTGTTGGCAAGCAGGGTTGGAGTACAGTACATAGTAGTATTCTTAAACAAAGCAGACCAGGTAGATGATCCAGAATTAATAGAATTAGTAGAAATGGAAGTAAGAGAGCTATTAAATGAGTATGGATTCCCAGGAGATGACACACCAATAATAGTAGGATCAGCATTAAAAGCATTAGAGAATCCAGATGATCCAGAAGCAACAAAATGCATATATGAATTAATGGATGCAGTAGACAGCTATATACCAACACCAAAGAGAGCAACTGACAAACCATTCTTAATGCCAGTAGAAGATGTAATGACAATAACAGGAAGAGGAACAGTTGCAACAGGAAGAGTAGAAACAGGAGAATTAAAAATAGGCGATGAAGTAGAAATCGTAGGCCTAAGCACAGAAAAGAAGAAGACAGTAGTAACAGGCGTAGAAATGTTCAGGAAGACACTGGACAGAGCAGAAGCAGGAGACAACATAGGAGCATTGTTAAGAGGAATACAGAGGGAAGAAATTGAAAGAGGCCAGGTATTAGCAAAACCAGGTTCAGTACATCCACATCATAAATTTGTAGGTCAGGTATATGTATTAAAGAAAGAAGAAGGCGGAAGACATACTCCATTCTTTGATGGATACAGACCACAATTTTACTTCAGAACAACAGATGTAACAGGATCAATAAAATTACCAGATGGAGTAGAAATGGTAATGCCTGGAGATCATATAGATATGACAGTTGAGTTAATAACACCAGTTGCAATGAACGAAGAATTAAGATTTGCTATAAGAGAAGGCGGAAGAACAGTTGGATCAGGTGTTGTTACTAAAATTATTGAGTAA
- the sigH gene encoding RNA polymerase sporulation sigma factor SigH, with protein sequence MKNKATSIYEDKMDEEVAVLAKNGDIKAQEFLINKYQNFVKAKAKSYFLIGADKEDIYQEGMIGLYKAIRDFRTDKLSSFKAFAELCVTRQIITAIKTATRQKHIPLNTYISLNKPIYDEDSDRTLMDVLSEAKVADPEELVISREELNHIQSEIGEVLSSLEMEVLMSYLDGKSYLEIACDLDRHAKSIDNALQRVKRKLEKCLNK encoded by the coding sequence ATGAAAAACAAGGCAACTTCCATATATGAAGATAAAATGGATGAGGAAGTAGCAGTTTTAGCTAAAAATGGGGACATAAAGGCACAGGAATTTCTTATAAACAAATATCAGAATTTTGTTAAAGCTAAGGCTAAATCTTATTTTTTAATTGGAGCTGACAAGGAAGATATATATCAAGAGGGAATGATAGGGTTATATAAGGCCATAAGAGATTTTAGAACCGATAAATTATCATCTTTTAAAGCTTTTGCAGAGCTTTGTGTTACAAGACAGATTATTACTGCAATAAAAACTGCAACAAGACAGAAGCATATACCTTTAAACACCTATATATCTCTTAATAAGCCTATATATGACGAGGATTCTGACAGAACACTCATGGATGTTTTATCAGAAGCGAAAGTTGCAGATCCCGAGGAACTAGTTATAAGCAGGGAAGAATTAAATCATATTCAATCTGAAATTGGAGAAGTTTTGTCTAGTTTAGAGATGGAAGTATTAATGTCATATTTAGATGGAAAGTCCTATCTGGAAATTGCCTGCGATTTAGATAGACATGCTAAATCAATTGATAATGCACTGCAAAGGGTAAAAAGAAAGCTGGAAAAGTGTTTAAATAAATAA